In Alteromonas mediterranea DE, a single genomic region encodes these proteins:
- a CDS encoding EAL domain-containing protein, producing MPIREISEDFSIEDIVPYFQPIVDLNSQGVWRYECLARLITQGDKTFLPSEFLYLIEREQHVNSLAANMFVQCASYFHDVNIPWNINITAKDLENKELTHTLITHLASYPTPERVSIEVSASTALSNPKSLTTFIEKSAHAGLGVFVDNVGSCPGNIRALMNLPIRGIKLAGGLIKHYDQQEAVREYVDYLLSLCERHGVSTIAEHVEDEAHLESVKRLPIRYAQGYVFSPPLANVRSAKARH from the coding sequence ATGCCCATACGCGAAATATCCGAGGATTTCTCCATTGAAGATATCGTGCCTTATTTTCAGCCTATCGTTGATTTAAACAGTCAAGGAGTGTGGCGTTATGAATGTCTAGCGCGCCTCATTACCCAAGGCGATAAGACGTTTCTTCCCAGCGAGTTTTTATATCTTATTGAGCGTGAGCAGCATGTAAATTCACTGGCTGCAAACATGTTTGTACAGTGCGCGAGCTATTTTCACGACGTAAATATTCCATGGAACATCAACATTACCGCGAAAGATTTAGAGAACAAGGAATTAACCCATACCCTTATTACACATTTAGCAAGCTACCCAACGCCTGAGCGAGTTAGCATAGAAGTGAGCGCATCAACGGCCCTTTCTAACCCCAAAAGTTTAACTACGTTTATAGAAAAAAGCGCGCATGCTGGGCTAGGTGTGTTCGTAGATAATGTGGGGTCGTGCCCGGGAAACATACGTGCGCTAATGAATTTGCCGATAAGGGGAATAAAATTAGCTGGCGGATTAATAAAACATTACGACCAGCAAGAAGCCGTGCGAGAGTATGTGGATTATTTACTGTCGCTGTGTGAACGCCACGGCGTGAGTACTATTGCCGAGCACGTTGAAGACGAGGCTCACTTAGAAAGTGTGAAGCGCTTACCTATTCGCTATGCTCAAGGCTATGTGTTTAGCCCACCACTGGCAAATGTACGAAGCGCTAAAGCCCGTCATTAG
- a CDS encoding tRNA (guanine(46)-N(7))-methyltransferase TrmB, whose translation MASGNSREITTSQVGVHDKLDDLVKKYQVSENKRPISAHTQAAFDEVSRWLDGFDGEVILDSCCGVGESTAHIARANPDARVIGVDKSALRVDKHEHYSAAQDNYKVIRADVNDLWRLVKQSNWNVTQHFLLYPNPYPKKTQVQKRWHASAAMVDLMAITPNVEVRSNWLVYLMEFAQAAKHYGLISDLTEVTGSVHMTPFERKYRGSGQACWQLHCRSEES comes from the coding sequence ATGGCTAGCGGCAACTCAAGAGAAATCACTACCTCGCAGGTAGGCGTTCACGACAAGCTGGACGACTTGGTGAAAAAGTATCAGGTTAGCGAAAATAAGCGGCCTATCAGTGCTCATACCCAAGCGGCGTTTGACGAGGTGAGTAGGTGGCTTGACGGCTTTGACGGTGAGGTGATTTTGGACTCTTGCTGCGGCGTGGGTGAAAGCACGGCCCATATAGCGCGGGCAAACCCCGATGCCCGCGTGATTGGTGTGGATAAATCAGCGCTTCGCGTTGATAAACATGAACACTACAGCGCAGCGCAGGATAACTACAAAGTGATCCGCGCTGATGTGAACGACCTGTGGCGTTTAGTTAAGCAATCGAATTGGAATGTTACCCAGCACTTCTTGCTTTACCCCAATCCGTATCCAAAGAAAACTCAGGTACAAAAGCGTTGGCATGCCAGTGCGGCAATGGTCGATTTAATGGCGATAACGCCCAATGTGGAAGTGCGCAGCAACTGGCTGGTTTACTTAATGGAGTTTGCGCAGGCCGCAAAGCACTACGGGTTAATCTCAGATTTAACTGAGGTTACAGGCAGCGTTCACATGACCCCCTTTGAAAGAAAATATCGAGGCAGTGGGCAAGCATGTTGGCAACTACATTGTCGAAGTGAAGAAAGCTGA
- a CDS encoding ABC transporter permease: MKTESTQMNTEQNVGWFKQNYVALTTIWIKECTRFLRIWVQTLVPPAITMSLYFVIFGSLIGNRIGEMGGFTYMKFIVPGLIMMSVITNSYANVSSSFFSAKFQRNIEELLVSPVPTSVIILGYVGGGVARAILIGIIVTLVSLFFVDVQIHHLGIIAITLLLTSTLFATAGLINAVFAKTFDDISVVPTFVLTPLTYLGGVFYSLTLLPEFWQWVSKANPVVYMVNGFRYGFLGVSDVDITLSLSLLVGFNALLFSVAYYLLKTGKGIRS, translated from the coding sequence ATGAAAACTGAAAGTACACAAATGAATACAGAACAAAACGTAGGGTGGTTTAAGCAAAACTACGTGGCCCTAACCACTATCTGGATAAAAGAATGCACGCGCTTTTTGCGCATATGGGTACAAACCCTTGTACCGCCGGCCATTACGATGAGCTTGTACTTCGTCATATTTGGAAGCCTTATTGGTAACCGTATAGGCGAAATGGGCGGCTTTACCTACATGAAGTTTATTGTTCCTGGGCTGATAATGATGTCTGTTATCACAAACTCATATGCGAACGTGTCTTCATCGTTTTTTAGCGCTAAGTTTCAGCGCAATATTGAGGAGCTATTAGTCTCTCCGGTGCCAACATCGGTCATTATTTTAGGGTACGTCGGTGGCGGTGTCGCTCGGGCTATACTCATTGGCATTATTGTGACCTTGGTATCGCTTTTCTTTGTCGACGTGCAAATTCACCATCTTGGCATTATTGCGATAACCTTATTGCTTACCTCTACCTTGTTCGCTACAGCAGGTTTAATTAACGCCGTGTTTGCGAAAACCTTCGATGATATTAGCGTTGTGCCTACGTTTGTTTTAACACCGTTAACTTATTTAGGCGGGGTATTTTATTCTCTTACTTTGTTACCCGAATTTTGGCAGTGGGTAAGTAAAGCGAACCCTGTTGTGTATATGGTGAATGGCTTCCGCTATGGCTTTTTGGGTGTATCCGACGTGGATATCACCCTGTCTTTAAGCTTGCTGGTGGGCTTTAATGCGCTGCTATTTAGCGTAGCTTACTACTTACTTAAAACTGGAAAAGGTATTCGCAGTTAA
- a CDS encoding ABC transporter ATP-binding protein, which yields MKALDIQGLTKTYKGGVQALKGVDLTVQEGDFFALLGPNGAGKSTTIGIISSLVNQTNGSVSVFGYDLTTQKEQAKACIGLVPQEFNFNQFETVLQIVLNQAGYYGVPRSVAKERAKKYLAQLDLWEKRDARARELSGGMKRRLMIARALMHEPKLLILDEPTAGVDIEIRRSMWGFLEEINRQGITIILTTHYLEEAEMLCRNIAIINKGTIVENTSMKALLSKLNVETFVLDIKIPETAAKASGLLAGFEHRLIDDHTLEVDVEKTEGLNPVFTQLSEKGVQVMSMRNKSNRLEELFVRLVESAKQAG from the coding sequence ATGAAAGCGTTGGATATTCAGGGGTTAACGAAAACCTATAAAGGCGGTGTGCAAGCGCTAAAAGGCGTAGATCTCACCGTGCAAGAAGGGGACTTCTTCGCACTACTTGGTCCGAATGGGGCGGGTAAATCTACCACTATTGGTATCATCAGTTCATTGGTTAACCAAACAAACGGAAGCGTTTCTGTGTTTGGTTACGACCTCACAACGCAGAAAGAACAAGCTAAAGCCTGTATAGGGTTAGTGCCGCAAGAGTTCAATTTCAATCAGTTTGAAACCGTATTGCAAATTGTGCTCAACCAAGCGGGCTATTATGGCGTTCCGCGTAGCGTAGCCAAGGAGCGCGCTAAAAAGTACTTGGCCCAACTAGACTTATGGGAAAAGCGCGATGCACGGGCTCGCGAATTATCTGGCGGTATGAAGCGCAGGCTAATGATAGCTCGCGCGCTTATGCATGAACCTAAATTGCTTATTCTCGACGAGCCAACCGCGGGTGTTGATATTGAAATTCGCCGCTCTATGTGGGGCTTTTTAGAAGAGATCAATCGTCAAGGCATCACTATTATCCTCACTACCCACTACCTTGAAGAAGCAGAAATGCTGTGCCGTAACATCGCTATTATTAACAAAGGCACCATCGTAGAAAATACCAGTATGAAAGCGCTGCTTTCGAAGCTGAACGTAGAAACCTTTGTGCTGGACATCAAAATACCTGAAACCGCCGCAAAGGCCAGTGGCTTACTGGCCGGTTTTGAACACCGGCTTATTGACGACCACACCCTTGAAGTAGACGTAGAGAAAACCGAAGGCCTAAACCCAGTGTTCACCCAGTTAAGTGAAAAAGGCGTTCAGGTTATGAGCATGCGCAACAAATCAAATCGCCTTGAAGAGTTGTTTGTACGTTTAGTTGAATCGGCAAAGCAAGCCGGCTAA
- the pdsR gene encoding proteobacterial dedicated sortase system response regulator: protein MPKTIALVEDDAAIRENYIMALKAQGYSVNAYEDRPSAAEAFNHTLPDLAIIDIGLKDEIEGGFMLCQQLRGLSQTLPIIFFTARDNDVDTISGLRMGADDYLTKDISMAHLLARIAALFRRTDLLAAPSEQKDELKVGDLKVDVSRMTVSWQNQAVLLTVTEFWMLHALIKRPGHVKSRQQLMDESRMVVDDTTITSHIKRMRKKFVQLDPNFDHIDTVYGMGYRWQL from the coding sequence ATGCCAAAGACAATCGCATTAGTAGAAGATGACGCAGCCATTCGAGAAAACTACATTATGGCGCTAAAAGCGCAGGGCTATAGCGTTAACGCATATGAAGATAGGCCATCTGCTGCTGAGGCGTTTAACCATACGCTGCCTGATTTGGCCATTATAGATATTGGCTTAAAAGATGAAATAGAAGGTGGTTTCATGCTGTGTCAGCAGCTTAGAGGGCTATCGCAAACGCTGCCTATTATCTTTTTTACCGCCCGAGATAACGATGTGGATACTATAAGTGGCCTTAGAATGGGTGCAGACGACTACCTGACTAAAGACATTAGTATGGCCCACTTATTGGCGCGTATCGCTGCGTTATTTAGAAGAACAGACTTACTTGCTGCCCCCTCTGAGCAAAAAGATGAGCTTAAAGTAGGCGATTTGAAAGTGGATGTGTCGCGAATGACCGTAAGTTGGCAGAACCAAGCGGTTTTGCTTACTGTTACCGAGTTTTGGATGTTGCACGCCCTTATTAAGCGACCGGGGCATGTAAAAAGCCGCCAACAGTTAATGGACGAGTCTCGCATGGTGGTAGACGACACCACCATTACTTCCCATATAAAGCGTATGCGTAAAAAGTTTGTGCAGTTAGACCCTAACTTTGATCACATCGATACGGTGTACGGCATGGGTTATCGCTGGCAGCTTTAA
- the pdsS gene encoding proteobacterial dedicated sortase system histidine kinase: MGFRFSIRLQLMVLSLFLFTIPYLGYNYVWELEQYLRNGQEQTMIGTARAVATALHERPALFDSQSAYLQDVRPGTDLYALPIPSPIRLDGELNDWQQVSELISEYDGDEVIEYYNGYDGKPTSLSFTHMVGRYGQFLYAMFEVSDDTLLWRQPNSLSVETGDHLLIGMETPQGELARYVVAPYESGWVNAYKLAKNTTTTRAVENALSIQGRWQETATGYNIELRFPLSMTTGGLAFTLVDVDNSTNRLKQYALGSANTKVLSELGTVITPSPEIERILAGLKYADSRVWVVDKHKRVLARAGDIQSATGIEVDKKESPSNPVWHWVESKWLLPLYYQILTRPPADFIDELDDAYALVGQDLGTVLNGQPESLWRLSPDNKAIVLSAAYPIFIEGNVMGAVIVEQTTNGIRTLRNRALEQLFHVILAVMSIGTLGLLLFATRISNRIRSLRDDTEAVIDDNGKIIGTLPASNQRDEIGDLSRSFADVLSRLQQYNSYLENMASRLSHELRTPIAVVKSSLDMLSHVNDTSQQAVFVERAQSGVNRLSTILNSMSEATRLEQAIAQEDMAQFNIVEVIQGCVEGYKHAYAQRIWRFSTSDNTLPVYGSAELVAQLFDKVISNAVDFSQDNDEIVISLEKKDKQVFLSVSNPGPLLPQGMKSQLTQSMVSVRKENEMQNTTHSPHLGLGLYIANMIANFHKGQLLLNDKTDGTGVIVTITFPL; encoded by the coding sequence ATGGGATTTCGCTTTTCTATTCGCCTTCAGCTTATGGTGCTGTCGCTGTTTTTGTTCACCATCCCCTACCTGGGTTACAACTACGTGTGGGAGCTTGAGCAGTACCTGCGTAACGGCCAAGAACAAACCATGATTGGCACCGCCCGCGCTGTTGCCACCGCACTTCATGAACGTCCTGCGCTTTTTGATAGCCAATCGGCATACCTTCAAGACGTACGCCCCGGCACTGATCTTTACGCCCTGCCTATTCCGTCGCCCATTCGCCTTGATGGCGAACTCAACGACTGGCAGCAAGTCAGTGAGTTAATAAGTGAATATGATGGTGATGAGGTTATCGAGTATTACAACGGGTACGACGGCAAGCCGACCAGCTTGTCTTTTACACACATGGTAGGCCGCTATGGGCAGTTTCTTTATGCCATGTTTGAAGTTAGCGATGACACTCTGTTATGGCGTCAGCCCAATAGTTTAAGCGTCGAAACCGGCGACCACCTGCTGATTGGCATGGAAACGCCACAAGGTGAATTGGCAAGATATGTTGTTGCGCCGTATGAAAGCGGTTGGGTTAACGCCTATAAGTTAGCGAAAAACACTACAACGACGCGAGCGGTAGAGAACGCGCTATCGATACAAGGCCGCTGGCAAGAAACCGCGACAGGTTACAACATTGAGCTACGCTTTCCGCTGTCGATGACCACTGGCGGTTTAGCTTTTACCCTCGTCGATGTAGATAATAGTACGAACCGGCTTAAGCAGTACGCGTTAGGTAGCGCTAACACTAAGGTGCTTAGTGAGCTTGGCACGGTTATCACCCCCTCCCCCGAAATAGAGCGCATACTGGCTGGGCTAAAATATGCCGACTCTCGCGTATGGGTGGTAGATAAACACAAGCGAGTACTCGCCCGCGCTGGCGATATTCAGTCAGCAACGGGTATTGAAGTGGATAAAAAAGAATCACCGTCTAACCCCGTTTGGCACTGGGTTGAAAGTAAGTGGTTACTTCCTCTTTATTACCAAATTCTTACACGCCCACCGGCTGACTTTATTGACGAGCTTGACGACGCATACGCCCTTGTAGGGCAAGACTTAGGCACCGTACTGAACGGTCAGCCCGAGTCATTATGGCGCTTGTCACCTGATAACAAAGCCATAGTACTTTCCGCCGCCTACCCTATTTTTATTGAAGGTAACGTAATGGGCGCGGTTATCGTTGAGCAAACGACAAACGGCATACGCACGTTAAGAAACCGTGCATTAGAACAGTTATTTCACGTGATATTAGCGGTGATGAGTATAGGTACCTTAGGCCTGCTGCTGTTTGCTACGCGCATTTCCAATCGCATTCGCTCGCTGAGAGATGATACTGAAGCCGTTATTGACGATAACGGAAAAATTATTGGCACCTTGCCGGCATCTAATCAGCGAGATGAAATTGGCGACCTATCCCGCTCTTTCGCCGATGTTCTTTCACGCTTGCAGCAATATAACTCCTATTTGGAAAATATGGCGTCACGTTTATCTCACGAGCTAAGAACGCCTATTGCAGTGGTAAAATCGTCACTAGATATGCTTTCTCATGTTAACGACACGTCGCAACAAGCGGTATTCGTAGAGCGCGCTCAGTCTGGTGTGAATCGCTTAAGCACTATCTTAAACAGCATGAGTGAAGCGACCCGCCTTGAACAAGCCATTGCTCAAGAAGATATGGCCCAGTTTAATATTGTTGAAGTAATACAGGGGTGCGTTGAAGGTTATAAACACGCTTATGCGCAAAGGATTTGGCGCTTTTCAACGTCAGATAATACGCTACCCGTTTATGGCTCTGCTGAGTTAGTGGCTCAACTCTTTGATAAGGTTATTTCAAACGCGGTAGATTTCAGCCAAGACAACGACGAAATTGTGATTTCTCTTGAAAAAAAAGACAAGCAGGTGTTTTTGAGCGTAAGCAACCCTGGTCCGTTATTGCCACAAGGTATGAAAAGCCAGCTAACCCAGTCTATGGTATCGGTTAGAAAAGAAAACGAGATGCAAAATACCACTCACTCCCCCCATTTAGGTCTCGGCCTGTACATCGCTAATATGATTGCAAATTTTCATAAGGGCCAGCTTTTACTGAACGACAAGACAGATGGCACTGGGGTTATTGTCACTATTACTTTCCCATTATGA
- a CDS encoding TonB-dependent receptor: MKNTKLTMGAQTIAAALAFGGGAVMAQESVEKCEDATSAECKAASDEAIELIRIHGVQQSIYRYNKSGDPRRLADLVDTPQTISVLTQDQIQESGRTDLKDILQAQAGVTLGTGENGNAFGDRYIIRGHEARSDVFVDGLRDPGMTTRESFATERVEITKGPSSTFAGRGSSGGAVNSITKKASTAYNFGRVDAAVGTDEHMRLTVDLNKTLSETSAVRLNGLYSSEDKPGREGIERDREGVQLSYVNQPTDRLSFTGDLYYLNAEDIPDLGSYYDRDAGYPLEDIPVYAQDEDFQNSEVTTFTLRTEYDISDNVRFYNATRVGKTENEYITTGMRGTNRDATDPTAPGAYTLSLSNHQGWQEVDYVTTQFNLFWDTAFAGVDHRFVFGFEYTDESVDNGVFNMDYTNPSNCLTSGRRGVSESYCLLDGSGNEVENISGLMGKAFTRGDADALFDIETYSLYVMDTFELTDDLNVFAGLRVDSYDYTNATSGRSGDQLYAFEDELYNGHLGLVYDVTENGNIYASYSTATNINGGESDLGANCGYGGICGTPEQASQADPEQVENIELGTKWSLFDEKLVANAALFRITKSDVHESVGDAYSTLGTLNTGENRVEGIEFGLSGDITDKLSIQASAAFMDSEVLKSYSEDNLGLALSNFADESFYIQMRYQPNEKFAFGGDYSYQSEMYGGQPDTAAGYSAETGEYSIVVPDYQVVNLFANYYHSESLTFRVNIGNLFDEEYWTAAYRSGAFMYIGDGRNITGTVSYEF; encoded by the coding sequence ATGAAAAACACTAAATTAACGATGGGTGCACAAACCATCGCCGCGGCGCTGGCATTTGGCGGCGGTGCAGTTATGGCACAGGAAAGTGTAGAGAAGTGCGAAGATGCGACATCTGCTGAATGTAAAGCAGCATCTGATGAAGCCATAGAGCTCATTCGCATTCATGGCGTTCAGCAATCTATCTACCGCTACAACAAGTCTGGCGATCCTCGACGCTTAGCGGACTTAGTCGATACACCACAAACCATTAGTGTTCTTACTCAAGACCAAATTCAAGAAAGCGGAAGAACCGACCTTAAAGACATTTTACAAGCGCAAGCTGGTGTAACGTTAGGTACTGGTGAGAATGGTAATGCTTTTGGTGACCGCTACATCATTCGTGGCCACGAAGCGCGCAGTGACGTATTTGTTGATGGTCTGCGCGACCCGGGTATGACAACACGTGAAAGTTTCGCAACCGAGCGTGTTGAAATTACTAAAGGCCCGAGCTCTACTTTCGCAGGCCGTGGCTCTTCAGGTGGTGCGGTTAACTCTATCACCAAAAAGGCGTCTACCGCTTATAACTTCGGCCGTGTTGATGCCGCAGTTGGTACCGATGAGCACATGCGTTTAACCGTTGATTTAAACAAAACGCTTAGTGAAACCAGCGCAGTGCGATTAAATGGCCTTTATTCTTCTGAAGATAAGCCAGGACGTGAAGGCATTGAGCGTGACCGTGAAGGTGTGCAGCTTTCTTATGTGAATCAGCCTACTGACCGCTTGTCGTTCACTGGCGACTTGTATTACCTCAATGCAGAAGACATTCCTGACCTAGGTAGCTATTACGATCGTGATGCAGGCTACCCGCTTGAAGATATACCTGTGTATGCACAAGACGAGGACTTCCAGAACTCGGAAGTGACCACATTCACCTTGCGTACTGAGTATGACATTAGCGATAACGTGCGTTTTTATAACGCAACCCGTGTAGGTAAAACGGAAAACGAATATATTACGACAGGTATGCGCGGCACGAACCGTGACGCAACAGACCCTACTGCACCAGGGGCGTATACGCTTTCATTGAGCAACCACCAAGGTTGGCAGGAAGTTGACTATGTAACTACACAGTTTAACCTTTTTTGGGATACGGCTTTCGCAGGCGTTGACCACCGCTTTGTATTCGGTTTTGAATATACCGATGAGTCGGTAGACAACGGCGTGTTCAATATGGATTACACCAATCCATCAAACTGTTTAACCAGCGGCCGCCGCGGTGTATCTGAAAGCTATTGCTTGTTAGATGGCAGTGGCAACGAAGTTGAAAACATCAGTGGATTAATGGGCAAAGCCTTCACACGTGGTGATGCAGATGCGCTGTTTGATATTGAAACCTACTCACTCTATGTTATGGACACCTTTGAACTTACCGATGACCTTAACGTTTTCGCCGGTCTTCGTGTAGATAGCTACGATTACACCAATGCAACGTCAGGACGCAGTGGTGATCAGCTTTATGCCTTCGAGGATGAACTGTACAACGGTCATTTAGGCTTAGTTTACGACGTAACTGAAAACGGCAATATCTACGCCTCGTATAGCACGGCAACCAACATAAACGGCGGTGAGTCAGATCTTGGTGCTAACTGTGGTTATGGCGGTATTTGTGGTACACCAGAACAAGCATCTCAAGCAGACCCAGAACAAGTAGAAAACATTGAGTTAGGTACCAAATGGTCACTGTTCGATGAAAAGCTAGTCGCCAATGCAGCACTTTTCCGTATCACCAAAAGTGATGTACATGAAAGTGTAGGTGATGCCTACTCAACGCTTGGCACATTGAATACCGGTGAAAACCGCGTAGAAGGTATTGAGTTTGGTTTAAGCGGTGACATTACCGATAAGCTTAGCATTCAGGCGTCTGCTGCGTTCATGGACTCAGAAGTGCTTAAATCATACAGTGAAGATAACCTTGGCTTAGCACTAAGTAACTTTGCTGATGAGAGTTTCTATATTCAAATGCGTTATCAGCCTAACGAGAAATTTGCCTTTGGTGGAGACTACAGCTATCAGTCAGAAATGTATGGTGGTCAACCAGATACTGCAGCTGGCTATAGCGCTGAAACCGGAGAGTACTCTATCGTAGTTCCTGATTATCAAGTGGTTAATCTATTTGCTAACTACTATCACTCAGAGTCACTAACTTTCCGTGTTAACATTGGAAACTTGTTTGACGAAGAATACTGGACGGCAGCCTACCGTTCTGGCGCCTTCATGTATATCGGTGATGGTCGCAACATTACAGGTACCGTTAGCTACGAATTTTAA
- a CDS encoding Fe2+-dependent dioxygenase, with protein sequence MIIIDDLLTKDEVTQFRQQLASVPFNDGKSTAMGMAAGVKNNGQADAQDSRVQQLANALLSKLGNNPTVISGALPQRIFPPCFNRYSESQTYGYHVDAAIMRIPNTPDVLRSDMSMTVFLTPKEDYEGGELVIQTGFGEQKVKCDAGSAILYPSSSLHKVTPVTKGERIAAITWIQSMVSDQQMRETLFQLDQSIQSLVNVGTAEREQLDGLHHVYHNLVRKFSQV encoded by the coding sequence ATGATTATTATTGATGACCTACTGACAAAAGACGAAGTGACTCAGTTTCGCCAGCAGTTAGCGAGTGTTCCCTTTAATGACGGGAAGAGCACGGCAATGGGTATGGCGGCAGGTGTTAAAAATAATGGTCAGGCAGACGCCCAAGACAGTCGCGTTCAGCAGCTTGCTAACGCGTTACTAAGTAAGCTGGGCAATAACCCTACCGTCATCTCAGGCGCGTTGCCTCAACGTATATTTCCACCTTGCTTTAACCGCTACAGCGAGTCGCAAACCTACGGCTATCACGTAGACGCCGCCATTATGCGTATTCCGAACACGCCAGATGTATTAAGAAGCGATATGTCGATGACCGTTTTCTTAACGCCTAAAGAAGACTATGAAGGCGGAGAATTAGTTATTCAAACCGGGTTCGGGGAACAAAAAGTTAAGTGCGATGCCGGAAGCGCCATTTTATATCCCTCATCGAGCCTCCATAAAGTCACGCCCGTCACGAAAGGCGAGCGCATCGCGGCCATTACATGGATACAAAGCATGGTGAGCGACCAGCAAATGCGTGAAACCCTTTTCCAGCTTGATCAAAGCATTCAATCATTGGTTAACGTAGGCACCGCAGAGCGAGAGCAGCTTGATGGACTTCATCATGTTTACCATAACTTGGTCAGAAAGTTTTCTCAGGTTTAA
- a CDS encoding methylamine utilization protein: MKYKTLFTALLLMACSGMALGQNAQTASFSITLNDSDGEPVDNGVFLFEPQFEVDEHQMPHQKPAVMNQIDKQFEPHVLVVKAGTEVTFPNADNLFHHVYSFSPTKQFELKLYKEFTAEPLRFENAGIVDIGCNIHDWMLGYIVVSDSPYFGKTNTEGQSLVSLPHGEYTVRFWHPEVEGEKALPPQSISVSTDTQVTWALNTTISLDDEFDSAFGDY; encoded by the coding sequence ATGAAATATAAGACACTTTTTACCGCCCTTCTTCTTATGGCTTGTTCAGGTATGGCCTTAGGACAAAATGCCCAAACCGCTAGCTTTTCTATCACGCTGAATGATAGCGATGGTGAGCCTGTCGATAACGGCGTATTTCTATTTGAGCCGCAGTTTGAGGTGGATGAGCATCAAATGCCACACCAAAAGCCAGCCGTAATGAATCAAATAGATAAACAGTTTGAACCTCACGTGCTTGTGGTAAAAGCGGGTACTGAAGTGACTTTCCCTAATGCGGATAATTTGTTTCACCACGTCTATTCATTTTCACCTACGAAACAATTCGAACTAAAGCTTTATAAAGAGTTTACGGCAGAGCCTTTACGCTTTGAAAATGCAGGTATTGTGGATATTGGCTGTAATATTCATGATTGGATGTTAGGGTACATTGTTGTATCCGACTCGCCGTATTTTGGAAAAACCAATACAGAGGGGCAATCTTTAGTCTCGCTACCCCACGGTGAATACACCGTCCGTTTTTGGCATCCCGAAGTGGAAGGTGAAAAAGCGCTCCCTCCACAGTCCATTTCTGTGTCTACCGATACTCAAGTAACATGGGCGCTTAATACAACCATAAGCCTTGACGATGAGTTTGATTCAGCTTTCGGCGACTATTAA